From Halomicrobium salinisoli, the proteins below share one genomic window:
- a CDS encoding cobyric acid synthase codes for MAETVLVAGTASHVGKSTVAAGLCRLLSDRGVDVAPFKAQNMSNNARAVASATGEGWGEVGVSQYVQARAAGIPATTDHNPVLLKPRGDGESQVVLHGEAVGHYEAGEYYDEHWDDALAAARESHERLAADHDVVVAEGAGSIAEINLRHRDLANLETARFADADVLLVADIERGGVFASLVGTLELLPDDVRERVVGCVITKFRGDRSLLAPGLDEFEERTGVPVLGVLPHDDPGLPEEDSLALPDEGERAVRGDDDGVPRERSVTVGVLRLPRISNATDVEPLVREPGVRVRYVPPTGSLDDLDALVLPGTKNTVDDLLALREAGMDERIRAFDGPVVGLCGGYQLLGERIENAAVEGTGEREAVAGIGRLPVETRFREDKAVRAVTREVVGAGPLAGFEGEVSGYEIHMGRTERRGGTPVGETGVASGAVLGTYLHGLFENPAARDAFVENIYEAAGRERPGAAREQGDPADRAADLLREHVDVSALIG; via the coding sequence ATGGCCGAGACCGTCCTCGTCGCGGGCACCGCCAGCCACGTCGGCAAGTCGACGGTCGCGGCGGGCCTGTGCCGGCTGCTGTCCGACCGCGGGGTCGACGTCGCGCCGTTCAAGGCCCAGAACATGAGCAACAACGCCCGCGCCGTGGCCAGCGCGACGGGCGAGGGCTGGGGCGAGGTCGGCGTATCGCAGTACGTCCAGGCGCGCGCGGCCGGGATTCCGGCCACCACCGATCACAACCCCGTCCTGCTGAAGCCCCGCGGCGACGGCGAGTCGCAGGTCGTGCTCCACGGCGAGGCGGTGGGCCACTACGAGGCCGGCGAGTACTACGACGAGCACTGGGACGACGCGCTCGCCGCGGCGCGCGAGTCACACGAGCGCCTCGCGGCCGACCACGACGTCGTCGTCGCGGAGGGCGCCGGCTCCATCGCGGAGATCAACCTCCGCCACCGCGACCTGGCGAACCTGGAGACGGCCCGCTTCGCGGACGCGGACGTCCTGCTGGTCGCGGACATCGAGCGCGGCGGCGTCTTCGCGTCGCTGGTGGGGACGCTCGAACTCCTGCCCGACGACGTCCGCGAGCGGGTCGTCGGGTGCGTGATCACGAAGTTCCGCGGCGACCGGTCGCTGCTGGCCCCCGGCCTCGACGAGTTCGAGGAGCGGACCGGCGTGCCCGTCCTGGGCGTGCTGCCCCACGACGACCCCGGGCTCCCGGAAGAGGACAGCCTCGCGCTGCCCGACGAGGGCGAACGGGCCGTCCGCGGCGACGACGACGGCGTTCCCCGGGAACGGTCCGTGACGGTCGGCGTCCTGCGTCTGCCGCGTATTTCCAACGCCACCGACGTCGAGCCGCTGGTCCGCGAGCCCGGCGTCCGGGTTCGGTACGTTCCGCCGACGGGCTCGCTCGACGATCTGGACGCCCTCGTCCTCCCGGGGACGAAGAACACCGTCGACGACCTGCTGGCGCTCCGCGAGGCGGGCATGGACGAGCGGATCCGGGCGTTCGACGGCCCCGTCGTCGGCCTCTGCGGCGGCTACCAGCTGCTCGGCGAGCGGATCGAGAACGCCGCCGTCGAGGGGACGGGCGAGCGCGAGGCGGTCGCGGGGATCGGTCGCCTGCCGGTGGAGACGCGCTTCCGCGAGGACAAGGCGGTCCGGGCGGTCACTCGCGAGGTCGTCGGCGCCGGCCCGCTCGCCGGCTTCGAGGGCGAGGTGTCGGGGTACGAGATCCACATGGGTCGGACCGAGCGCCGCGGCGGGACGCCGGTCGGCGAGACGGGCGTCGCGAGCGGCGCGGTCCTCGGAACCTACCTCCACGGCCTGTTCGAGAACCCGGCAGCGAGAGATGCCTTCGTGGAAAATATCTACGAGGCGGCCGGTCGTGAGCGGCCGGGGGCCGCGCGGGAGCAGGGGGACCCGGCCGACCGCGCGGCCGACCTGCTACGCGAGCACGTCGACGTGTCCGCTCTTATCGGGTGA